A single genomic interval of Tursiops truncatus isolate mTurTru1 chromosome 16, mTurTru1.mat.Y, whole genome shotgun sequence harbors:
- the KCNK18 gene encoding LOW QUALITY PROTEIN: potassium channel subfamily K member 18 (The sequence of the model RefSeq protein was modified relative to this genomic sequence to represent the inferred CDS: inserted 2 bases in 2 codons; deleted 1 base in 1 codon): MEAAGPPQDRRCCWEALRKIFPRLCFHCSLVTYALVGAALFSAIEGSQDLGADDPEFEEFLEKLCDILKCNRTVEEGRKRGLGKLLQKVKPQWFSGSADRSFLSSLFFCCTVGKLMERKWQKVSLKFFEQGRGESSRQSRALSSFSGYGNACPVTRLGKHLCVLCALFGVPLMFLVLSDTGDILATILSMSYHQFQKXPFLPSPLPKWRSGPSCERRPDVNPVDEAIPRIAINDPELPGPKPAPSIPSSNMELFERLLAREKGNTRQVPPQAMEGSSSRPELVFGRLSYSIINNLDEAGRQEERLGIPLPIIALVVVAYVSCAAAILPIWRXQLNFENAFCFCFVTLTTVGFGDIAFEQPHFLFFSIYIIVGMEIVCMAFKLVQNRLIHIYRNVVLFFANGKCYNPVKK, translated from the exons ATGGAGGCTGCGGGGCCGCCTCAAGATAGGAGGTGCTGCTGGGAGGCCCTGAGGAAAATCTTCCCTCGCCTCTGCTTCCACTGCTCCCTGGTGACATACGCGCTGGTGGGTGCCGCGCTCTTCTCAGCCATTGAGGGCAGCCAGGACCTGGGGGCAGATGACCCGGAGTTTGAGGAGTTCCTGGAGAAGCTCTGTGACATCTTGAAATGCAACAGAACAG TTGAGGAAGGTAGGAAGCGGGGTCTCGGGAAGCTGCTGCAGAAGGTGAAGCCCCAGTGGTTTAGCGGGTCTGCAGACCGGTCCTTCCTGAGCTCACTCTTTTTCTGCTGCACAGTGG GTAAACTCAT GGAGAGGAAGTGGCAGAAGGTCTCTTTAAAGTTTTttgagcaggggaggggggagagcagCCGACAATCCCGGGCTCTGTCCTCCTTTTCAGGTTATGGCAACGCCTGCCCTGTCACCAGGCTTGGCAAGCACCTGTGCGTGCTCTGTGCTCTCTTTGGCGTCCCCCTGATGTTCCTGGTCCTCTCAGACACGGGTGACATCCTGGCAACCATCTTATCCATGTCCTACCACCAATTCCAAA ctcctttcctcccctctccccttcccaagTGGCGCTCCGGACCCTCCTGCGAAAGAAGACCTGACGTCAATCCCGTAGACGAAGCCATCCCGAGGATTGCCATCAACGACCCAGAGCTCCCGGGCCCCAAACCTGCCCCCTCAATCCCAAGCAGCAACATGGAGCTGTTCGAGAGACTTCTAGCACGAGAGAAAGGGAACACACGGCAGGTGCCCCCTCAGGCCATGGAGGGGAGCTCTTCGCGTCCTGAGCTGGTGTTCGGGAGACTCTCGTACTCCATCATCAACAACCTGGATGAGGCGGGGCGGCAGGAGGAGAGGCTGGGCATC CCCCTCCCCATCATCGCCCTCGTGGTCGTCGCCTACGTTTCCTGTGCAGCTGCCATCCTCCCCATCTGGA AGCAGCTGAACTTCGAAAATGccttctgtttctgctttgtcaCGCTGACCACCGTTGGGTTTGGGGACATTGCTTTCGAACAGCCTCACTTCTTGTTCTTCTCCATTTATATCATCGTTGGGATGGAGATTGTGTGCATGGCTTTCAAGTTGGTGCAAAACAGGCTGATTCACATCTACAGAAATGTCGTGCTGTTCTTTGCAAATGGAAAGTGTTACAATCCTGTTAAAAAGTGA